From one uncultured Methanoregula sp. genomic stretch:
- a CDS encoding DUF3344 domain-containing protein — MNRSLVIVSRCPPARMNRFIPARTVLRPRGRYRPFPAILAGFILCIALLVVPVAAISLPLSTSQNGTVSGDLYVGAYQPVPWASQSSTPGVKEFTQSYVIPSFTGIQWARLETVVYAAGTDSRHGRTTVKLDADGDGIYETPLGTEDQQTAASGDGEVYAVNDHMDRCYSDYRIWYNVTDLVTARNPAAYVRTENLDSSTFDGRVKEMTLIVAYHDGDSDQVKYWVNTGHDYQKSGASGETTRFDTTSVSSGFTAATLKNVAISSSDASYTFNALSPARANPVSPINNFENHTWDVTSGLTPGSASTFGYTNNGGSFKTTIAALTVRSAPDLNVTSVSPNAGTGAFIFANEPNVISITVKNNGPVSAGASTISVDVAGTAYTAGVGALASGASQTVTITDTVSRTNGTVVRINATAEGGRFLASDQTVYNNGYKGKRFTDGSDMNTQASFDGHYGVLYSAGNTAYNAAGWTAKTYTWTSADLAVPAGATVASARLYQGYSYNKMSTPPAFSMSFNSNTVTPVATYLDRKSFGTYDYPYGLYVYDVTSRFSTAGNGITITPEAGNNYALYGAYLVVVYEDAGTTVKKIYINDEFDNIWSRSAYSTTNEEATAYASFAGVDTSGVTSAQAIAILSSAGDSGKSRFFFNSNEYTGFWSGYQASPQIGFSAYDVTSALASGTNTARLQSYDTAGNGDSMYAQNVILVIEKSATAPVASFTSASTSGSAPLTVSFTDTSANTPTSWSWDFGDGSSTNATVQSPVHTFASAGTYTVNLTATNSAGSNSHKITNFITVSAAPVPPVSAFSANRTTGMVPLAVLFHDDSTNDPTEWLWDFGDGSTSNIQDVEHIYTTAGTYTVNLTATNTAGSNSQKITNYITVSAAAVPPVANFTATPVIGLAPLSVTFTDSSTGSPVSWTWEYRASGTSGSWTSFNTTQNPVNSFTAGAYDIRLTVTNAAGSNPVARTQYISVSTGPARLATVRNGMVSGDLYVGAYQPVPWSSQSSTPGLKTFTQVYTIPANTGIQWARLYAVVYAAGSDNRAGRATVSFDGNGDGTYETVLGTETLATAGTSAADVYPVNDHVSRQYSDYKLTYDVTPLISVGTVNAQIATTNVNSSSFDGRLKELTLVVAYNDGDSDTVRYWVNEGHDYQTSSGSAVTSTFGTSPLVSGWTNATLKNVMLSGKDASYTINSNTITGANPVSPIGSFGNNSWDVTNYLKAGSDSSFVYTHAAGSSYKTTLATLAVKYTAATAPVAAFSANRTTGAVPLAVLFHDDSTNDPAEWLWDFGDGSTSNIQDAEHTYTTAGTYTVNLTATNAGGVNSTVRSGYITVSAAPTPTPTPTPTPSIDSKVDVTVSAGPISSSSPSPSLFAHYTANTISATVRNSGTESAGSFNVTFSIGGNVTRVTVPGLAAGASTVVSTTDTVDRPVGASVPVTVTADAENTVAESNEANNEYTYTASVIRNGYAGMRWGDGPDLITTKATTLHGDIIHSLGNSAYGSGSATWTSADLPVPAGATVKDARLYITYTWDSGNVMPGAAVTSFNGVSKSYDSFYSDKKNWGTYAYPYGVIIYNVTGQFNAAGNSVSASGIPPIRGMELVVIYEDPTATEKQIFVNEGFDILYASPAYYTTEETATAYAPFTGQTISPVSVNKATLTTFINKGGSGTTRGTMIFNGHEWPDYWVQAGPEICVNTTDVTAYLASTGNTAGFRSLVANNMDMEPHLAILKVEYKSAITGEPVASFSSNVTNGQKPLAVRFTDLSAGSPTGWKWDFGDSTNTTEQNPAHVYTSYGTYTVSLTATNAKGNNTLARSSFITVNKPSAAASFTANKTSGDAPMTVSFNDTSTGEPESWSWDFGDSQTSTGQNPVHTYSSSGTYTVKLTTANTAGSSTATITITVNVRTIADQSFAIANLTTTRTGAGQNVTIDIANATVYGNTVSMTRVGHGWDTLAITMTDVPLNDSTSLTGTVASVVAAGTPVTVPITDVGTPAINYTLSLREVPDRSAQITMTITKDPDSTAQSSFTLAATGAGKQIDAIAYSVNFNKTSLANHGDGGSILNATIGMAVSPAWVIAHGGRDHIVIIRRADDGTTRFLATQYQGTDDCGNELYTALSPDGLSTFVLSSVSTASSGSGSSGGSSGSYGGGSSGGGSQVSSSSSKEGKVYEYLAPPVTSYSWVEKTTVADKGKVEILPLTADIAAMPELQARWIADIPQKPDGGGRITSSIVQSLPGQTLSLYRSALASRGLDIGTVAYSMVVNEEGIPETRDAVIEMSVPQDWVKQNGGITQVRILRIDNDAKVEVLDTAFARYDTDSKYIVFRAKSPDGLCTFTLVSVKTGSGTARQAPVGEPVIQPPVTGNTILPEVPVAVKTNYIWIVAGIVLVVVVSTAVMIVKIRRRREGPW; from the coding sequence ATGAATCGCTCTCTTGTAATTGTATCCCGTTGCCCGCCTGCCCGGATGAACCGTTTCATACCTGCCCGCACCGTTTTGCGGCCCCGCGGCCGGTACCGGCCATTTCCTGCAATCCTGGCCGGATTCATTCTCTGTATTGCGCTGCTGGTTGTACCGGTTGCCGCGATATCTCTTCCGCTCTCGACCAGCCAGAACGGCACGGTATCCGGCGATCTGTACGTGGGTGCATACCAGCCGGTCCCGTGGGCCAGCCAGTCCAGTACACCCGGGGTGAAGGAATTCACCCAGTCGTACGTTATCCCTTCGTTCACCGGTATCCAGTGGGCCCGGCTGGAGACCGTTGTATACGCTGCCGGTACTGACAGCCGCCATGGCCGGACAACGGTGAAGCTTGATGCGGATGGTGATGGTATTTACGAGACCCCCCTCGGGACGGAAGACCAGCAGACCGCTGCTTCAGGAGATGGCGAAGTGTATGCCGTGAACGACCATATGGACCGGTGTTACTCCGATTACCGGATCTGGTATAACGTGACGGATCTCGTCACGGCGCGGAACCCGGCTGCGTATGTCAGAACGGAAAATCTTGACTCCTCAACCTTTGACGGCCGCGTCAAGGAGATGACCCTTATTGTCGCATACCATGATGGCGATTCCGACCAGGTGAAGTACTGGGTGAATACCGGGCACGATTACCAGAAATCCGGGGCATCCGGTGAAACAACCAGATTTGATACAACTTCGGTAAGTTCCGGGTTTACCGCTGCGACCCTGAAAAATGTTGCCATCAGCAGTTCGGATGCATCGTATACCTTCAACGCCCTGTCCCCGGCCCGTGCAAACCCGGTCTCTCCCATCAATAATTTTGAGAATCACACGTGGGATGTGACCAGCGGACTCACTCCCGGTTCTGCCAGCACTTTCGGGTACACGAATAACGGCGGGTCGTTCAAGACCACGATCGCGGCACTCACGGTCCGTTCGGCCCCTGATCTCAATGTAACTTCAGTCTCCCCGAATGCCGGGACGGGAGCGTTCATCTTTGCAAATGAACCAAATGTGATCTCGATCACGGTGAAGAACAACGGCCCTGTCAGTGCCGGTGCATCCACGATCAGCGTTGACGTGGCCGGTACTGCCTATACGGCAGGTGTCGGGGCTCTCGCATCCGGTGCTTCCCAGACGGTCACGATCACCGATACGGTCTCGCGCACGAATGGGACGGTTGTCAGGATCAATGCAACTGCAGAAGGGGGCAGGTTCCTCGCATCTGACCAGACCGTATACAACAACGGGTACAAGGGCAAACGTTTTACCGATGGCAGCGATATGAACACGCAGGCCTCGTTTGACGGTCATTACGGGGTACTCTATTCTGCCGGCAATACTGCATACAATGCAGCGGGCTGGACGGCGAAGACTTACACCTGGACATCGGCGGATCTTGCAGTTCCGGCCGGTGCAACGGTTGCAAGTGCCCGTCTTTACCAGGGATATTCCTACAACAAGATGTCAACCCCACCGGCGTTTTCCATGTCGTTCAACAGCAACACGGTCACTCCTGTTGCTACATATCTGGACCGGAAATCGTTTGGAACATATGACTACCCCTATGGTCTTTACGTCTACGATGTGACAAGCCGGTTCAGCACGGCCGGCAATGGCATCACGATAACCCCCGAGGCTGGGAACAATTATGCACTTTATGGTGCCTACCTCGTGGTCGTGTACGAGGATGCCGGAACAACCGTGAAGAAGATCTACATCAACGATGAGTTCGATAATATCTGGTCACGGTCTGCGTATTCAACCACCAATGAAGAAGCAACCGCGTATGCCAGCTTTGCCGGCGTGGACACCAGCGGTGTTACAAGCGCACAGGCAATAGCCATCCTCTCCAGTGCAGGCGATTCAGGCAAGAGCAGGTTCTTCTTCAACAGCAACGAGTATACCGGATTCTGGTCCGGTTACCAGGCATCACCCCAGATCGGGTTCTCAGCTTATGATGTGACCAGCGCACTTGCGAGTGGTACCAACACGGCCCGGCTCCAGAGTTATGACACTGCCGGAAACGGCGACAGCATGTATGCCCAGAATGTTATCCTTGTTATTGAAAAATCTGCAACCGCTCCTGTTGCCAGTTTCACCAGCGCTTCCACATCCGGCAGTGCCCCGCTGACTGTCTCGTTTACCGACACGTCGGCGAACACGCCAACCTCGTGGTCCTGGGACTTCGGCGACGGCAGCAGCACGAACGCCACCGTGCAGAGCCCGGTCCATACCTTCGCATCGGCCGGGACCTATACGGTTAACCTGACTGCAACGAATTCAGCCGGCAGCAACAGTCATAAGATCACGAATTTTATCACCGTGAGTGCTGCACCGGTACCGCCGGTTTCGGCCTTCAGTGCAAACAGGACGACCGGTATGGTTCCGCTTGCGGTCCTGTTCCATGATGATTCCACGAACGATCCTACTGAATGGCTCTGGGATTTCGGTGACGGCAGCACATCGAACATCCAGGATGTTGAACATATTTATACGACGGCCGGGACGTACACGGTCAACCTGACTGCAACGAACACGGCCGGCAGCAACAGCCAGAAGATCACGAATTACATCACGGTGAGTGCGGCGGCGGTTCCACCGGTTGCAAATTTCACTGCAACACCGGTGATCGGTCTTGCCCCGTTGTCCGTGACATTTACGGATTCCTCGACCGGCTCACCAGTTTCGTGGACCTGGGAGTATCGTGCATCCGGTACGAGCGGCAGCTGGACATCGTTTAATACAACCCAAAATCCGGTCAACAGTTTTACGGCAGGTGCATATGATATCCGTCTCACCGTAACCAATGCTGCCGGCAGCAACCCCGTTGCCCGGACCCAGTACATCTCGGTTTCCACCGGCCCGGCCCGGCTCGCCACGGTCCGGAACGGCATGGTCTCCGGTGACCTGTATGTCGGTGCATACCAGCCGGTACCCTGGAGCAGCCAGTCCAGTACACCCGGCCTGAAAACCTTCACGCAGGTTTACACGATCCCGGCAAACACCGGCATCCAGTGGGCCCGGCTGTATGCCGTGGTCTATGCGGCCGGATCGGATAACCGTGCCGGTCGGGCAACCGTATCGTTTGACGGCAACGGTGACGGGACGTACGAGACGGTTCTCGGGACCGAGACGCTGGCAACTGCAGGAACATCGGCAGCTGACGTTTACCCGGTCAACGACCACGTGAGCCGGCAGTACTCGGATTACAAGCTCACATATGATGTAACCCCGCTCATCAGCGTGGGCACGGTCAATGCACAGATTGCCACGACCAACGTGAACAGCTCATCCTTTGATGGCCGACTGAAGGAGCTCACGCTCGTTGTCGCGTACAATGATGGCGATTCAGATACCGTGCGGTACTGGGTGAACGAGGGTCATGATTACCAGACCTCATCAGGAAGTGCGGTGACGTCGACGTTTGGAACCAGCCCGCTGGTTAGCGGCTGGACCAATGCAACGCTGAAAAATGTTATGCTGTCCGGCAAGGATGCCAGTTACACAATCAACAGCAACACCATTACCGGAGCTAACCCGGTTTCACCCATCGGCTCGTTTGGCAACAATTCATGGGATGTCACGAACTACCTGAAGGCCGGCAGCGACAGCAGCTTCGTGTATACCCATGCTGCCGGTTCGTCCTACAAGACCACGCTCGCTACCCTCGCCGTGAAATATACGGCGGCCACGGCCCCTGTTGCGGCGTTCAGTGCAAACAGGACGACCGGCGCGGTTCCGCTTGCGGTCCTGTTCCATGACGATTCCACGAATGACCCGGCCGAATGGCTCTGGGATTTCGGTGACGGCAGCACATCGAACATCCAGGATGCTGAGCATACTTATACGACGGCCGGGACGTACACGGTCAACCTGACGGCAACTAACGCAGGTGGTGTTAACTCTACCGTCAGGTCCGGGTATATCACGGTAAGTGCGGCGCCGACACCAACCCCGACACCCACGCCAACGCCATCCATTGACAGTAAGGTCGATGTTACCGTATCCGCAGGTCCGATCTCCTCGTCTTCCCCGAGCCCAAGCCTGTTTGCACACTACACCGCCAACACGATCAGTGCTACGGTCAGGAATTCGGGAACCGAAAGTGCCGGATCCTTCAATGTCACCTTCAGCATTGGCGGGAACGTAACCCGGGTAACTGTTCCCGGACTTGCAGCCGGTGCCAGCACGGTTGTCAGTACCACGGATACCGTTGACCGGCCGGTCGGGGCATCCGTCCCGGTCACAGTAACTGCAGATGCTGAAAATACCGTTGCCGAAAGTAACGAGGCCAACAATGAATATACCTACACTGCTTCTGTTATCCGCAACGGGTATGCCGGTATGCGGTGGGGTGACGGGCCGGATCTCATAACAACGAAAGCCACCACCCTCCACGGAGATATTATCCACTCGCTGGGGAACAGCGCTTATGGATCCGGTTCCGCAACCTGGACTTCTGCTGACCTGCCGGTTCCTGCCGGCGCGACCGTGAAGGATGCCCGGCTCTATATCACCTACACTTGGGACAGCGGGAATGTCATGCCCGGTGCGGCAGTCACCTCGTTCAACGGGGTTTCCAAATCCTACGACTCCTTCTATTCCGACAAGAAGAACTGGGGTACGTATGCATATCCCTACGGTGTGATCATCTACAACGTGACCGGCCAGTTCAATGCGGCGGGCAACTCGGTATCTGCGAGCGGGATTCCCCCGATCCGGGGAATGGAACTTGTTGTAATCTACGAAGACCCGACAGCGACCGAGAAACAGATCTTCGTCAATGAAGGCTTCGATATCCTGTATGCTTCCCCTGCGTACTACACAACTGAAGAGACGGCAACGGCTTATGCCCCGTTCACCGGGCAAACGATCAGCCCGGTCAGCGTGAACAAGGCCACGCTCACGACCTTTATCAACAAAGGTGGTTCCGGAACGACCCGGGGCACCATGATCTTCAACGGCCACGAGTGGCCGGACTACTGGGTCCAGGCCGGCCCGGAGATCTGCGTGAACACAACCGATGTCACGGCATACCTGGCATCGACCGGTAACACGGCAGGATTCCGGAGCCTGGTTGCCAACAACATGGATATGGAACCGCACCTTGCGATCCTGAAGGTCGAATACAAATCTGCGATTACCGGAGAGCCCGTTGCATCCTTCTCATCGAATGTGACCAATGGTCAGAAGCCCCTCGCAGTCCGGTTCACCGATCTCTCGGCAGGTTCTCCCACTGGCTGGAAATGGGACTTTGGCGACAGCACCAATACAACCGAACAGAATCCGGCCCATGTCTACACGTCCTATGGCACGTACACGGTCTCTCTCACCGCAACCAACGCAAAGGGGAATAATACTCTCGCGAGAAGTTCCTTTATCACGGTGAACAAGCCTTCGGCAGCAGCATCGTTTACCGCCAACAAAACCTCCGGTGACGCCCCGATGACCGTGAGCTTCAACGATACTTCCACCGGCGAGCCGGAATCCTGGTCCTGGGACTTCGGGGACAGCCAGACCAGTACCGGACAGAACCCGGTCCACACGTACTCCTCATCCGGTACCTATACCGTGAAACTTACGACAGCGAATACTGCCGGGTCATCAACGGCAACCATTACCATAACGGTCAATGTCCGTACGATCGCTGACCAGTCCTTTGCCATCGCGAATCTTACTACCACCCGGACCGGTGCCGGCCAGAATGTCACTATCGACATAGCGAATGCCACGGTCTATGGAAATACCGTATCGATGACCCGTGTCGGTCACGGATGGGATACCCTTGCTATCACCATGACGGATGTTCCGCTCAATGACAGCACCAGTCTCACCGGTACGGTTGCATCGGTTGTCGCAGCGGGAACACCGGTAACCGTTCCCATAACGGACGTCGGAACTCCTGCCATCAACTATACCCTCAGTCTCCGGGAGGTCCCGGACCGTTCGGCGCAGATCACGATGACCATCACAAAAGATCCCGACAGTACTGCCCAGAGTTCGTTCACGCTTGCGGCAACCGGTGCCGGGAAACAGATAGATGCAATCGCCTATTCCGTGAATTTCAATAAAACCAGCCTCGCCAACCATGGCGACGGTGGTTCGATCCTCAACGCCACTATCGGCATGGCAGTAAGCCCGGCCTGGGTAATCGCCCACGGGGGACGCGATCATATCGTGATAATACGCAGAGCTGATGATGGCACCACCCGGTTCCTTGCCACGCAGTACCAGGGAACGGATGATTGCGGGAACGAGCTCTACACGGCGCTCTCCCCGGACGGCCTCTCGACATTTGTCCTGTCGTCAGTTTCAACTGCATCGTCCGGCAGCGGGAGCAGCGGTGGCAGCAGCGGATCCTACGGGGGCGGGAGCAGTGGTGGCGGGAGCCAGGTGAGCAGCAGCTCCAGCAAAGAAGGCAAGGTCTACGAATATCTTGCACCCCCGGTAACCTCGTATTCCTGGGTGGAGAAGACCACGGTTGCGGACAAGGGAAAAGTGGAAATACTGCCCCTGACTGCCGATATCGCAGCAATGCCCGAGCTCCAGGCAAGATGGATTGCAGATATCCCCCAAAAACCGGATGGCGGCGGCAGGATCACTTCCAGCATCGTGCAGTCGCTCCCCGGCCAGACCCTCTCCCTGTACCGCTCCGCACTCGCTTCCCGCGGCCTTGACATCGGCACTGTTGCATACTCCATGGTCGTCAATGAAGAGGGCATACCTGAAACAAGGGATGCAGTTATCGAGATGAGCGTACCGCAGGACTGGGTGAAGCAGAACGGCGGGATCACCCAGGTCAGGATACTCCGGATAGACAATGATGCGAAGGTCGAGGTCCTTGATACCGCGTTCGCGAGATACGACACGGACAGCAAGTACATCGTATTCCGGGCAAAATCTCCCGATGGCCTCTGCACCTTCACCCTTGTGTCGGTGAAGACCGGTTCCGGTACCGCCCGGCAGGCTCCCGTGGGCGAACCGGTAATACAGCCACCGGTAACAGGGAATACGATCCTCCCGGAGGTCCCGGTTGCGGTTAAAACGAATTATATCTGGATCGTTGCCGGTATCGTTCTTGTGGTCGTTGTTTCCACAGCGGTTATGATTGTTAAGATCCGCAGGAGACGTGAGGGGCCTTGGTAA
- a CDS encoding DUF3344 domain-containing protein: protein MISRIFSTFILAAVFAAFIIVPAAALYDFEGIPLTVHAQGTVNGDLLTFGKYGLTNPPGELRFELPATPVYSRVYTGIWGGTEKYSGWAEITVNDLRKAKYVLNGERDRNGDVYEAGHGIYWMGYDTTDLLRKGTNVITVTTSKDDPGNKLDGRVYSIFVVAVVEDPAGGTTQYWIAEGNENLHGEGWAGTNPTRHDETNVTFQGADVQGLARANLTVLLLAGGKGQPDYVQFNNHYLGAPVRTVNGFNVTDIGDEVSFNADGGRGIESRYVDAETFRVDNSVQAANTVRFIRGIDLDGDRAITTTGDSPEGEDYIHPVMAILALKKNGISTSPDLAIESLTAGNAYNGKVATLTAEVRSYGVQPKDAVPVAFFVNGNLINTTNSVLHPGGITRVSVPWQATTGTYTLSAEVSVPGDSQPGNNGAQHQATIGTPPDLSVSVGAPVHKDAVPGAGATKAPLSFIPVIAGIGALALLRRRGGPGSTLPAVVLTLVILAATASLVAPAGAVSDVQEYSLPVQIANNGGSDAPSFVVSVYLDGEKIADRNVVEGIKAHSSVTIAIPVFTSPGSHEMKVIADEAGLVKDPSRSNNLVQGRYEFPK, encoded by the coding sequence ATGATTTCTCGTATTTTCAGTACATTCATTCTCGCGGCCGTTTTCGCTGCATTCATCATCGTCCCGGCAGCAGCCCTATATGATTTCGAGGGAATCCCGCTGACAGTCCATGCCCAGGGTACCGTGAACGGGGACCTTCTCACATTCGGGAAGTACGGCCTGACGAACCCACCCGGTGAGCTCCGGTTCGAACTCCCTGCCACCCCGGTTTATTCGAGGGTTTACACCGGCATCTGGGGTGGAACGGAAAAATATTCCGGCTGGGCTGAGATCACGGTCAACGATCTCCGGAAAGCAAAGTATGTCTTAAACGGTGAAAGGGACCGGAACGGGGACGTGTATGAAGCCGGCCATGGCATCTACTGGATGGGGTACGACACTACGGATCTCCTGAGAAAGGGAACCAACGTGATCACGGTCACGACCAGCAAGGATGATCCCGGGAATAAACTGGACGGGCGGGTTTACAGCATCTTTGTTGTGGCCGTTGTCGAGGATCCGGCCGGAGGGACAACCCAGTACTGGATCGCGGAAGGCAACGAGAATCTCCATGGTGAAGGATGGGCCGGGACCAATCCCACCAGACACGATGAAACGAACGTGACCTTCCAGGGTGCGGACGTGCAGGGATTGGCCCGGGCAAATCTCACCGTGCTCCTTCTTGCCGGCGGGAAAGGGCAGCCGGATTACGTGCAGTTCAACAACCACTACCTGGGAGCCCCGGTACGGACGGTCAATGGTTTCAACGTCACCGATATCGGCGATGAAGTCTCTTTCAATGCTGACGGGGGACGCGGCATCGAATCCCGGTACGTGGATGCGGAAACGTTCCGGGTCGACAACTCAGTACAGGCCGCAAATACCGTGCGCTTTATCCGGGGAATCGACCTGGACGGGGACAGGGCCATCACAACCACGGGAGATTCCCCCGAAGGCGAGGATTACATCCATCCTGTCATGGCAATCCTGGCCCTGAAAAAGAACGGCATCTCCACCTCACCCGATCTTGCCATTGAAAGCCTGACAGCCGGCAATGCGTACAACGGGAAGGTTGCCACCCTGACTGCGGAAGTGAGAAGTTACGGGGTCCAGCCCAAAGATGCCGTTCCGGTTGCATTCTTTGTGAATGGCAACCTGATCAACACCACAAACTCTGTCCTGCACCCGGGCGGGATTACCCGGGTCAGTGTCCCGTGGCAGGCAACAACCGGGACGTACACCCTGTCTGCCGAAGTATCAGTACCCGGGGATTCACAACCCGGCAATAACGGGGCACAGCACCAGGCCACGATCGGCACGCCCCCGGATCTTTCCGTATCCGTGGGAGCACCGGTCCATAAGGACGCAGTACCCGGGGCAGGTGCAACAAAAGCGCCGCTCTCGTTCATTCCGGTTATTGCCGGGATCGGTGCCCTCGCACTCCTCCGGCGCCGCGGGGGACCCGGATCAACACTCCCGGCCGTTGTTCTTACCCTTGTAATTCTTGCAGCCACCGCCAGCTTGGTTGCCCCGGCCGGGGCGGTTTCGGATGTACAGGAATATTCCCTGCCGGTCCAGATTGCCAACAACGGCGGGAGCGATGCCCCGTCATTCGTGGTATCGGTATATCTTGACGGTGAAAAGATCGCCGACAGGAATGTAGTGGAGGGCATAAAAGCCCATTCATCAGTAACGATCGCTATACCGGTCTTTACCTCCCCGGGCTCGCACGAAATGAAAGTCATCGCCGATGAAGCCGGGCTTGTCAAAGACCCGTCCCGGTCGAACAACCTTGTCCAGGGCCGCTATGAGTTCCCGAAATAG
- a CDS encoding DUF3344 domain-containing protein has protein sequence MICAILLIMPVMATYAGDKPLATVYSAQENGGYVFSVGNSTYSGTLHPGDRYPVSFTIDIPEDATVRYQRYYLYWAWGRKDQQAVYPAINATQCSGEKTLTGPAVRYVDNKGFSSASDFYSGMDAFSCRNLTPGKNTVTFEVANTGEGNSTFVVQGAGVLAVYESPASPPGQIEVREGCDMLYSSYGITPEMATSRMDFSQDIDMARLSKATLELVAPSGGYTRSDIIRKNAVGINHEQSGKLPPFITSVLSLVFPETRGKEWVDVFDSDQQQQIGIETRDVTPYLAARSNFATVQDRGDYLLLTNAILKVDYT, from the coding sequence ATGATCTGCGCCATTCTCCTCATCATGCCGGTTATGGCAACCTATGCAGGAGACAAACCGCTTGCAACCGTCTATTCGGCACAGGAGAACGGCGGGTACGTCTTCTCGGTCGGCAACAGCACGTACAGCGGGACACTCCACCCGGGTGACCGGTACCCGGTCTCATTCACCATCGATATCCCGGAGGATGCAACGGTCCGGTACCAGCGGTACTATCTCTACTGGGCCTGGGGCAGGAAAGACCAGCAGGCGGTCTATCCCGCGATAAACGCAACACAGTGTTCCGGTGAAAAAACCCTTACCGGCCCTGCCGTGCGGTACGTGGACAACAAAGGGTTTTCGAGCGCGAGCGATTTCTATTCCGGCATGGACGCGTTCTCCTGCAGAAACCTCACGCCGGGTAAAAACACGGTGACCTTTGAAGTGGCAAACACCGGCGAGGGCAACAGCACGTTCGTTGTCCAGGGAGCCGGCGTTCTTGCCGTGTATGAGAGCCCGGCATCTCCCCCGGGGCAGATCGAGGTCCGGGAGGGATGCGACATGCTCTACAGCAGCTACGGCATCACGCCGGAGATGGCAACAAGCCGTATGGATTTCAGCCAGGATATCGACATGGCCCGCCTCTCGAAGGCAACGCTTGAACTGGTCGCCCCGTCGGGAGGGTACACCCGGTCGGACATCATCCGGAAAAATGCCGTTGGCATAAACCACGAACAAAGCGGGAAACTTCCCCCGTTCATAACGTCGGTCTTGAGCCTCGTCTTCCCGGAAACCCGGGGAAAAGAATGGGTGGATGTCTTTGATTCCGACCAGCAGCAGCAGATAGGAATCGAGACCCGGGACGTGACGCCGTACCTGGCCGCCAGATCCAATTTTGCAACGGTCCAGGACCGGGGGGATTATCTTCTCCTGACCAACGCGATCCTGAAAGTGGACTATACCTGA
- a CDS encoding ABC transporter ATP-binding protein, with protein MPGIIEADRLTKTYKGSVPALTKASFRVDKGEFVTLIGRSGSGKSTLLNILGCLDRPDSGELRLDGSVVNYNDPAQLVGIRRAKIGFVFQQFNLLPYLTAQENVEYPLLFNYRDPETRTRAAGELLRLVGLHDRRTHHPSELSGGEQQRVSIARALINNPPIIFADEPTGNLDQKTSEEIFRLMRSISEDRKTTFFIVTHERDFGAYADRSFQLMDGEVIDTW; from the coding sequence ATGCCGGGAATCATTGAAGCTGACAGACTCACAAAAACCTACAAGGGATCCGTCCCTGCACTCACCAAGGCAAGTTTTAGGGTAGACAAAGGAGAGTTCGTAACCCTGATCGGGCGGAGCGGTTCGGGAAAGAGCACGCTTCTCAACATTCTCGGCTGCCTTGACCGGCCGGACTCCGGGGAGCTTCGGCTCGACGGGTCGGTCGTGAATTACAATGATCCCGCCCAGCTTGTTGGTATCCGCAGGGCAAAGATAGGGTTCGTCTTCCAGCAGTTCAACCTCCTGCCCTACCTCACGGCCCAGGAAAATGTTGAGTACCCACTCCTCTTCAACTACCGAGATCCGGAGACCCGCACCCGGGCCGCCGGCGAACTGCTCCGGCTCGTGGGGTTGCATGATCGCCGGACCCACCACCCTTCGGAACTGAGCGGGGGCGAGCAGCAGCGGGTATCGATTGCCCGAGCCCTCATCAACAATCCGCCAATCATATTTGCCGACGAGCCGACCGGCAACCTCGACCAGAAGACAAGCGAGGAGATCTTCCGGCTGATGAGATCCATCAGCGAGGACAGGAAGACAACGTTTTTTATCGTCACCCACGAGCGGGACTTCGGGGCATATGCGGACCGGTCGTTCCAGCTTATGGACGGGGAAGTGATCGACACATGGTAA